The Pirellulales bacterium sequence CAATCCCACGCCAGTTTGGAGCAGTCTCTTTGTTCTCTGCTTGCTACGTTTGGAGACATCCGCGAAGACGTCGCGTCTGTCATCTTTTTCAAGATAAGTAATGCTCGCGCCCGAGACGACATCCTCGAAAAACTTTTGAAAAAGAAGTACGGGGAGAAACACGCAGTTTTCTGGCATTCCGTCAAGATCCTAAATGGGCAAGTCACCCAGGTTCGGAACGAAATCGTCCATTGGAATGTCGTGAACTGTGTGGGCGACAATGGCCAGGAATTGCGGCTGATGCCTCCGGCCTTCTGGGATGTGAATCCAAATAGCCCGTACAAGACCATTGCCGACCTAAACGACTTCCGCGTCAAGTGCGGCTTCATGGGCCGCCTATGTAATATGTTCAGGTTTTTTCTGATGCCTGACAGGCCCCCTGTCTGGACCCCGGAGCAACTGCAAACATGGACCGATATATTTCGGCAAGCAGTAGCCTATCCGCCTCCAGATACTCATCCGCTATGCCAGACGACGACGGCACCCGAACTTCAGCCTCCATCATCAGTGGAGTCACAGCCACCTCAATCGTAGGCTCGCTTTGTTTCAATTCGTTAATAATTCGCCGGCGCGGTTAAGGTTCGGTTCACGTTCGGACCACCCTGGTACGTCGCCGCGTTGGCCGATCACCCCAACGCCCGCAACCACTCGACAAATCGGCTCGGACATTTGGTCTGGGCTCGGAGCGACCTTTCAGGCCGCAGGGCATCGAGTCCGACGGATCACGTTGCGATCTCCGCCGCTGTGGTGCGATCGTCTTTGATCGTGCCGGCAGTTGAACCGTGGCAATTCTCGTGTATCCTAGTTCCCAGGCTCTGCCTGGGCTCCGCAATTTGTCGAGTTTTAGGTCGGTCAGGTTTGATGATTCTCGTCGGTTTTTATTCGGGCTCGGGCGTTGCACGCGATGGATGATCGACGGCCGCGAGAGCATCCTGGAAGGATGCCAGCCATTAGCCGGCGGTCGAGGCCGCAGGCCGATACCGCCGGTTGAACGATGCGCGGGGTGGTCCGACCCTGGCAGGGGTCGCAGCACGCTGGCACCCTGTCAGGGTGCTACCGTTTTTCATCAACCTTGACGGGGGGTATCGGCCTGACGGCCTCGACCCCCGGCTACCGTCTTGCAACCCTGCCGGGTTCCAGGAAACCCCCATTTCCATGTGGCGATTTCGGGAACAAGAACACGACTAGCAGGCGCAGTCCGCAGGCCGCGTTTTTCGCAGTCCAGGCTCTGCCTGGGAACGAGAGGGAAGACCATGAATCTCGATCAAAAATCTTGTTTAATCACCGGTGGCACAAAAGGGATTGGCGCGGCGACCGCCGTGGCGCTTGCCGAGCAGGGGGCGAATCTGGCGTTGGCGGCGCGGAATATCGATGACGAGGCGCGAGCGCTTGGCAAGCGGATTGAAGCATTTGGCCGGCGGTGTTTGCTCATCGCCGCCGATGTGGGACGGCCGGAGGAGGCGGTGCGGTGCGTCGAGCAAACGGCCGCGGAATTCGGCTCGGTCGATGTGCTGGTTCATTCGGCCGGCGGGCCGGTGCCGGGAGGACTGCTCGAGGTGACGCCCGAGGAATGGATGCGGGCGTTCGACGTCCATGTCCATGCGATTTATCACCTCTGCCGCAGTGCGATTCCGCTGATGCAGAAGAAGCGCGAGGGGGCGATCGTGTTGGTCTCGTCGTCGGCTGGCCGCCGCGGCTGCCCTGGCATCACGGCGTATCAGGTGGTGAAAGGGGCGCTGCCGCAGTTCGCGCAGGCGATGGCCCGGGATTTCGCGGCGGACAATATCCGCGTGAACGTCGTCGCCCCCGGCGTGATTCGCACTCGGTTTCACGAAAAGATGACCGAGGCCACGCGGAAGAACAACCTGGAAAACCGGATCCCGCTTCGCCGCGAAGGAACTTCCGAGCAGGTTGCCACTCTTATCCGCGAACTGGTCACGAATGACTACATCACGGGCGAGACGTTCGGCATCGACGGCGGGCTGACGATGCGGATCGCGTAGTGTACTCCTCACGCTCCGCGCGAGTAGTAACACTCTCCCTCTCCCTTGACGGGAGAGGGCCGGGGTGAGGGTGAAGGACTTCCGGCAGCGCCGCCCATCACCCCCGACCCCTCTCCCGCAAAGGGGAGAGGGGAGAAATCGTTGCAAACGTACTGCGTGAGCACGTCCTGCACGAGAGCGATCTGGGTTTACGCGGCGGACAGTCCCCTTTATGCTGGCGGTAGAATTACGCCGGCAACCCGCCCATCCGCACGACTGTCTGGAACCGCCCGACTATGCCCGCCGCGCCGACGATTCAGCTTTCATTTCCCGAGCCGGACATCGCCCAGCTCACGCTGGATGATCCGAGCAAAGGGGCCAATGTGCTATCGAGCGGCGTGCTCGCGGAATTCGCGGCCCATCTCGATCAGCTCGAAAAGCGTTCGGGGCTGGCGGGGCTGGTGATTCGCTCCGGCAAGCCCGGCTCGTTCATCGCCGGGGCCGATCTGCGCGAGTTCGTGGCCTCACTCGACGCCCCGAA is a genomic window containing:
- a CDS encoding SDR family NAD(P)-dependent oxidoreductase translates to MNLDQKSCLITGGTKGIGAATAVALAEQGANLALAARNIDDEARALGKRIEAFGRRCLLIAADVGRPEEAVRCVEQTAAEFGSVDVLVHSAGGPVPGGLLEVTPEEWMRAFDVHVHAIYHLCRSAIPLMQKKREGAIVLVSSSAGRRGCPGITAYQVVKGALPQFAQAMARDFAADNIRVNVVAPGVIRTRFHEKMTEATRKNNLENRIPLRREGTSEQVATLIRELVTNDYITGETFGIDGGLTMRIA